One window from the genome of Pantoea cypripedii encodes:
- the ilvE gene encoding branched-chain-amino-acid transaminase: protein MSTKKADFIWFNGEMVKWEDAKVSVMSHALHYGTSVFEGVRCYDSHKGPVVFRHREHMQRLHDSAKIYRFPIKASVDELMEACREVLRVNKLKSAYIRPLAFVGDVGLGVNPPDGYTTDVIIAAFPWGAYLGAEALEQGIDAMVSSWNRVAPNTLPTAAKAGGNYLSSLLVGSEARRHGYQEGIALDTNGYISEGAGENLFEVKDGILFTPPFTSSALPGITRDAIIKLAKDMGIEVREQVLSRESLYLADEVFMSGTAAEITPVRSVDGIQVGAGKCGPVTKRIQQAFFGLFTGETEDKWGWLDPVNA, encoded by the coding sequence ATGAGTACGAAGAAAGCAGACTTTATTTGGTTCAATGGGGAGATGGTTAAGTGGGAAGACGCCAAGGTTAGCGTCATGTCTCACGCGTTGCATTACGGTACTTCTGTGTTCGAGGGCGTGCGTTGCTACGACTCTCACAAAGGTCCGGTGGTGTTCCGTCATCGCGAACACATGCAGCGTCTGCACGACTCCGCCAAAATCTACCGCTTCCCAATCAAAGCCAGCGTAGATGAGCTGATGGAAGCCTGCCGCGAAGTACTGCGCGTCAACAAACTGAAAAGCGCCTATATCCGTCCGCTGGCGTTCGTGGGTGACGTGGGCCTGGGTGTGAACCCGCCAGATGGCTACACCACCGATGTGATCATCGCCGCGTTCCCGTGGGGTGCTTACCTGGGTGCCGAAGCGCTGGAGCAGGGTATCGACGCAATGGTGTCTTCCTGGAACCGCGTTGCACCGAACACTCTGCCGACTGCGGCAAAAGCCGGTGGTAACTACCTGTCTTCTCTGCTGGTAGGTAGCGAAGCGCGCCGCCACGGTTATCAGGAAGGTATCGCTCTCGACACCAACGGCTATATTTCAGAAGGGGCCGGTGAAAACCTGTTCGAAGTGAAAGATGGCATCCTGTTCACGCCGCCGTTCACCTCTTCTGCACTGCCGGGCATCACCCGTGACGCCATCATCAAACTGGCAAAAGACATGGGTATCGAAGTGCGCGAGCAGGTGCTGTCACGCGAATCATTGTACCTGGCTGACGAAGTGTTTATGTCGGGTACTGCGGCGGAAATCACTCCGGTACGCAGCGTAGACGGTATCCAGGTTGGCGCAGGCAAATGCGGTCCGGTGACCAAACGCATTCAGCAGGCGTTCTTTGGCCTGTTCACTGGCGAAACTGAAGACAAATGGGGCTGGCTGGATCCGGTTAACGCATAA
- the ilvM gene encoding acetolactate synthase 2 small subunit: MNQHQLSIEARFRPEILERILRVVRHRGFQVCAMNMASAANTENINIEMTVASQRSVDLLSSQLSKLMDVACVQIQQQTTQQIRA, encoded by the coding sequence ATGAACCAGCATCAATTGTCTATCGAGGCCCGCTTCCGCCCTGAAATATTGGAACGCATTTTGCGCGTCGTGCGCCACCGTGGTTTCCAGGTATGCGCCATGAACATGGCATCAGCCGCGAATACGGAAAACATTAATATTGAAATGACCGTTGCCAGCCAGCGTTCAGTCGATTTACTGTCTTCGCAATTAAGTAAACTGATGGATGTCGCTTGCGTCCAAATCCAACAACAGACAACACAACAAATCCGTGCCTAG